TTGAAAGTGAAGAAGGAAAAGGCACAATTTTTTACTTAAACCTGCCCATTAAATCATAATAAAAGTAACCCAATGGTTAAAAAACACTTCCTTTTAAGTTCTAGAAGTGTTTTTTAACTATTGACAGCACAAAGTAGATTTTGATATATATCTAATTAGATATATGTCGAAATAAGGAGATTGAAGGAATATGATTCAGCTGAACCGTATTGTTGCGTTTTATAAAACAATGGGAGATCCAACAAGAGTCAGGATTGTTGCTCTTTTAGCAAAAGGACCATTACATGGACAGGCGATAGCAGGCAAGCTTGGTTTAACTGCACCTACGATTACACATCATCTAAAAAAGTTAAGGGATATTCATGTGGTTTATGAACGCAGAGACAAAAATACGATTTACTTCTATTTAAATGAATCAATGATTAATCAGCAGGCACTGGTGCTTACCCAGTTGCTTGAAAAAAGAGGGGAGGAGCTGGAAGATATGGTGGAATCAAGTTTAGAAAGGCAAAAAATAATCGGAAATTTTTTCACAAAGGAAGGGAAGCTGAAAAACATTCCTGCCCAAAGGAAGAAAAAATTAATGGTATTTGAACATATTGTTCGTGGCTTAAAACGAGGCAAAAAATATGATGAAAAAGAATTAAATGAGTATATCATGCAATTTCATGATGATTATGCAACAATTCGCAGAGAATTCATAATTAATCACTACATGTACCGAGAAAATAGTATTTACGAACTGAATCCAGAAGAAATGTGGGCTAAATAAAGAAAACTCGCCGATTGGCGAGCCTAAGGGCGAAGACAGAGGCGAAGTTGCACTTATGTCTGATAGGAAAGTTTACTATCTATCGTCCCAGAATAAAAAAAGAAGAAGTCTCAAAAAGATTTGATTATTTGAGACTTCCACCTTTTTCTATTAAATTACTTCTTTAACCTTAGTAATAAAAGCATCAAGATTGAAGATTTCTTTTCGTTGTTTAATTAGGACTTTCCCGAGTTCTAACGTTGACCGTTTGGCAGTTAATCTAGCTTGTGCATCTTCAATTGTATCTAAATCAGCAACATGTGCAAGTCCAACTGTTCTTCTGATTAATTCGCAGCCGGTGAATCCAAGGGCATCCTCAAAAAACTTGGATAAATTGTAGCTTAAAAATAGTTCTGTTTTAGCTGAAGATTCTTTATTTTCTGTATTCCATAGATATGTATATTCTTTTTTAAAAACATTCCAAACTGTTTCAATATGCTGGATAAAGAGGCCACGCTTTGGAACGTTCACAATAACCTCGAAGAGAAGATTTGCAAAAACTTGACCAATATCAAAACCGGCAGGACCGTAGAAGGCGAATTCTGGATCGATAACTTTTGTTTCTGAATTGGCAGCAAAAACACTCCCGGTGTGCAGATCACCATGGAGGAGAACTTCTGCCTCCGTTAAAAAACTTCTCTTCAGAACATTCACGTGAAACTTCAGTTCATCATCCTCCCAAAGGGCTTCGACATCAGTGCGTAAGCCATCTTCGAATTGGTTTGTGTCCGCATCAAAATATGGATCGGTGAAAATTAATTCCTCGGTAATTTTGCAAAGTTCTGGATTGCTGAACTTTTGCACCTCTGCTTTTTTTTCAGAAGGGCCTAAGCCATAGTCTGAAGTATAAAATAATGTTTTCGCAAGATACTCTCCTAAATGTTTAGACAGGAGCGGGTATGTTTCCCCGTTAATAAAACCTTTTCGGGCAATTACAAGATGGGAAAGATCCTCCATTACAGTGACGGCCAGTACATCATCTGTAAAATATACCTTTGGGACGTAATCTGGAGCCAGCTGACCAAATGTCTTTAAGGCATCTGCTTCAATCTTGGCCCGTTTTACCGTTAACGGCCAGCTTTCGCCAACGACTTTGGCATATGGAAGAGCTTGTTTGATGATAATGCCTTTTCCATCGTGCTCATTGATTATATGAAAAACTAGATTTAAATTCCCATCACCAATTTCTTTGCAGGAGAGTAAAGCATTATCGGCGAATATATTTAAACTTAATGCCAGGCAAATAGCGGCATCTTCAGTTAATGGCTCGTAATATGTTTGTTTTAGTTGACTCATAATGTATTTCCTCCTTTGTTTTGGAGGCTTTGGAAGTGCGATGAGGCACTAAAAAAGCCTCTTTCTCATCTGAAAGAGGCTTGAAGACAATCGTGTCTATCACACCTCTTATCTTTCAGAAAGATCATCCTTCTGTTGGAATTAGCACCGTGCCATAAATGGGGGAATAACCCGGCGCGAAAACTGCGCCCCATTTCACAAATGGATATACGGTCGGTTGCTGGGCTTCAAAGGGCCAAATCCCTCAGCCAGCTCGTGATAAGAGTAAATCAATTTCAATACGGTAAAAATAATAACAGTTTCATAAACATAGTGTCAATATATTTTGAAAATTATTTATAATATTCCGGTTTTCTATCTTCAAAAACAGGAATCTGACTACGGATTTCTTTTACGAGATCCACATCTATCTCAGCCGATAAGATTTCCTCATTTGTTGAAGCCTCGGCAATCACCTCTCCCCATGGGTCAATAACCATAGAATGTCCGGCAAATTTGTTATTCGGATCACTTCCAGACCGGTTGCACGCAATCACATAACATTGATTTTCAATCGCCCTTGCGATTAATAGAGCGCGCCAATGTGCCAAACGCTGTTCAGGCCACTCAGCAACAACGAACAGTGCTTCTGCTCCTTTAGATGTATGGGCGCGAATCCATTCAGGAAAACGGATATCATAACAAATAACTCCCGCAAATGGTCGGTTTTCTAATTGGAATAATCCCTTTTCAGCCCGTGCCTCTAAATAAAGATGCTCGTCCATAAGTCTAAAAAGATGTAGTTTACTGTAATGCTGAACTGGTTGACCATCTTTTGAAATAATGAGCATTGTGTTTAATACTCCATTTTCAACACGATTAGCTACAGAGCCGCCAACAAAATGGACTTGGTGTTTTTTTGCTGACTCTTGGAAGAAATCTATTGTTTTTATTGCGTTTTGGTCGGCAATCTCATCGAGGCGTGTTAGGTCATAGCCTGTTGTCCACAGTTCTGGAAGGACAATAATATCGGGATTTTCACCCATTGCCTTTTCAATCAGCTTGGTTGCATTTTGATAGTTTCGAATCGGATTTCCAAAGACTATATCCATTTGAATACAAGAAATTTTTAATTTCATAGATCCGC
The DNA window shown above is from Neobacillus sp. WH10 and carries:
- a CDS encoding carbon-nitrogen family hydrolase translates to MKLKISCIQMDIVFGNPIRNYQNATKLIEKAMGENPDIIVLPELWTTGYDLTRLDEIADQNAIKTIDFFQESAKKHQVHFVGGSVANRVENGVLNTMLIISKDGQPVQHYSKLHLFRLMDEHLYLEARAEKGLFQLENRPFAGVICYDIRFPEWIRAHTSKGAEALFVVAEWPEQRLAHWRALLIARAIENQCYVIACNRSGSDPNNKFAGHSMVIDPWGEVIAEASTNEEILSAEIDVDLVKEIRSQIPVFEDRKPEYYK
- the mtnK gene encoding S-methyl-5-thioribose kinase; amino-acid sequence: MSQLKQTYYEPLTEDAAICLALSLNIFADNALLSCKEIGDGNLNLVFHIINEHDGKGIIIKQALPYAKVVGESWPLTVKRAKIEADALKTFGQLAPDYVPKVYFTDDVLAVTVMEDLSHLVIARKGFINGETYPLLSKHLGEYLAKTLFYTSDYGLGPSEKKAEVQKFSNPELCKITEELIFTDPYFDADTNQFEDGLRTDVEALWEDDELKFHVNVLKRSFLTEAEVLLHGDLHTGSVFAANSETKVIDPEFAFYGPAGFDIGQVFANLLFEVIVNVPKRGLFIQHIETVWNVFKKEYTYLWNTENKESSAKTELFLSYNLSKFFEDALGFTGCELIRRTVGLAHVADLDTIEDAQARLTAKRSTLELGKVLIKQRKEIFNLDAFITKVKEVI
- a CDS encoding metalloregulator ArsR/SmtB family transcription factor, encoding MQLNRIVAFYKTMGDPTRVRIVALLAKGPLHGQAIAGKLGLTAPTITHHLKKLRDIHVVYERRDKNTIYFYLNESMINQQALVLTQLLEKRGEELEDMVESSLERQKIIGNFFTKEGKLKNIPAQRKKKLMVFEHIVRGLKRGKKYDEKELNEYIMQFHDDYATIRREFIINHYMYRENSIYELNPEEMWAK